CAGTTCCTATTTTCCGGAGATAAGCAGATGTGCAGTCGACAATTAGCAGCTGCGGTCAGGGTTAACAACATGAAGTGATCACGGATTCTTgacatgggagtcaaaagaatgttGTGGTTATCTTTCTTGTCTGGGGGTCGACAATTTCACAAACTCAGGGGATCATAAaacaaactggaggggatcataaaatgGAAGGAAGTCCTGGATTcactaaaatggagtcactcttgtcctCTCAGTTCTGCTCCATAGGCCTGGCTGCCAGTCGGTTCTTGTGGACAacacatggcaaacaagtggcggagctgggattagaacccaggtcttagttatagtatttattaagtgcttactgagtgcaaagcactgtaccaagtgctgggagaaaGTACACAAATGGatattaaacatggtccctgtcttttatggggctcacagtctacatcctctgactcccaaacccgtgctctttccactaggccacgctgcttctcacttgtctgctatgtgaccttgggcaagtcacttaactgctctgtgcctcagtttcctcctctgtaaaatggggatcaaatacctgttctccctcccccaagacagtgagccccatgtaggctagAGACTGTTCCACCTGACAATCTCATATCTCCCCctttgctcagtacagtacttggtacagaagtagcacttaagcagcatggcttagtggaaagagcccgggcttgggagtcagaggtcgtgggttccaatcccggctccgccacttatcagctctgtgacttggggcaagtcacttcacttctgtgtgcctcagttccctcatctgtaaaatggggatgaagactgtgagccccacgtgggacaacttgattaccttgtatctaccccagtgcttagaacagtgcttggcccatatagtaagcactgaacaaataccatcatcatcaacctcatcaacagatattattattattacggaagacagtttgggaggagaggaggcaaagTCAAACACCTCGGGATCTGGTTAGTGAAATTTGCCGGGCAGCAAAATTACCAGTTATACCTTTATGAGGAGCTGAGGATTTAGAaggaaaggccttccctgactaagctcccctttcctcttttcccactcccttctgtgtcaccctgacttgctccctttgtacttcccccctcccagccccacagcgcttactgtacggacctgtaatttatttgtattaatgtccgtcttccccgctctagactgtaagctcactatggggagggaatgtgtccctttatcgTTGTAGTGtactgcttggctcagtggaaagagcccgggcttgggagtcagaggtcatgggttcgaatcccggctctgccacttgtcagctgtgtgactgtgggcaagtcacttaacttctctgggcctcagttccctcatctgtaaaatggggattaagactgtgagccccgcgtgggacaacctgattcccctatgtctaccccagcgcttagaacagtgctcggcacatagtaagcgcttaacaaataccaacattattattaaaatggggatgaagactgtgagcctcacgtgggacaacctgatgaccctgtatctcccccagcgcttagaacagtgctctgcacatagtaagcgcttaacaaacagcaatattagtagtagtagtagtagtacatggagagggaggagaatgacGGCCTTGAATGAAAGACCCCCTTTTAAGTTCCCACgtgtctctgcctctgtgggtctctgtctttgtctctccccttctggccAGTCCAGCACCCCGCCAAGGAGGGTTTGACCTTCTGGAAGCCCTTACTCACCtcccgccgccagggggcgccaagGAGACAGCTCTCCGGCCTCTCCAGCTCTATGGTTCCGCGGGGCGCCCCGGAAGTGGACGGGGGCGGTGGTCTAGGACTTCCGGGTCAGGGTGAGGTGACCTCCGGTGCCGGCCGGTCGAGCGAGAATGGGGGCGCATTTGGGGCGACGTTATATCTGGGGCGATGCGGAGGTGGAGCCCGACCCCCTGAAGATGCCCACCTTTCCCCCTGAGTACGGCTTGCCAGAGCGCAAGGAACGGGGTGAGTGGGGTCgtagccggggggagggggacggatgggagtattaattcattcagtagtatttattgagcgcttatgtgcagagcactgtactaagcgcttggaatggacaattcggcaacagatagacaatccctgcccggtgacaggctcacagtctaagcgggggagacaaacggcagagcaaagcagaacgaaacagaaacaagacaacattatcacgataaatagagtcaaggggatgtaggctgcattaacaaaatagggtaataagtaatatatacaaatgagtacagtgctgaggggacggggaggagcggagggaaagggggctcagctgaggggaaggagggggagcagaggggaaaggggggagctcagtctgggaaggccttttggaggaggtgagctcagatAAGCAGCGGGGACCGGCTCGGATCGGGGCCTtctggggatgggtgggagagaaagcagaggacCCCAGGAGGTAGAGTCGAAGGAGGCTTTTTCCCCGCCCCCACGGGGCCAGGCCAGCTCCGCCCTGCCTTCCTTGGTAGGCCACGCGGAGCTGGGAGCCgcgcaggggaaaggggagggaaaagagacaggggagaggtcctccgccgccgcccccatGGGCCCCCCCCTTgcctccccccatcttccccgTCCGCAGTGATGGTGGCCACGCAGAAGGAGATGACCGACGCGCAGCTGTTGCTGAAGCAGCGGGATTACTGCGCCCATTACCTCATCAAACTGCTCAAATGCAAACGGGACAACTTCCCCAACTTCCTGGCCTGCAAGCACGAGCGGCATGACTGGGACTACTGCGAACACCTGGAGTAAGGGCTTGGGACCCCGGTCCGACCACCGGCCCAACCAACCCCGTGGCTGTGCCCACAAAGGGGAATGGGACCAGGGTGTGGCGGTTACAGGGAGCCCCTCCAAGAGTCCAGAGATGGCTTCGGACTCCGAGGAGAACCGGAGTCGGGGTGTGAGCCCTGCCCGTGTGCAGGGCTGTGTCGGGACAACTCCCGGCCCGCCCCAGTCCCTCCCCTGCCTTGTGGCTTCCGTGCGCAGTTGTCCCTTGGGCTGTTAGGACCCCATCTCCCAATGTGGTCCCCCACTCACACACCAGAAATGAACCCAGATGCCCCTCAGGGTTGACCGGATCACATTTCCACTTCAGTTTGCACTGACCCTGAGGGCTAACTGGGTCTGGACCTAGTGCCTGGCCCTAAGCAGCACAGGCGGGGTGCAGGCTTCCTTGGATCTAGGTCCTTCCTACTGCCTACTTCCAGACCTGTTTCCCTTAGGATAAGCTAGACAAGTAAAACTGATTCAGGGACCCCAGGAGGATGAGTTCCAGAAGAGGCCAGACTGGCGATTGTTTGACCTGGAAAATCCCCATTCttcgttgattcattcagttgtgtttactgagcacttactctgtgcagagcattgtagtaagtgctcgggagaggacaatacaacaataaacagacacattccttgacctcaATGAGTTttcaggctggggtggggggccggggaggagtcagatattgatacaaataaattgcagagatgtacataaatgctctgcaaaagtacagtgctctgcacagagtaagcgctcaataaatactactgaatgaagtgctgtggggctggggggggagaacaaagggagcaagtcaaggcgacgcagaaaggagtgggagaagaggaaaggggggcttagggaaggcttctggaggtgatgtgccttcactaaggctttgaaggggatggaggagaataattgcctgtcagatttgaggaaggagggcgttctaggccagagacaggacgtgggccagggttcgacgttgagacaggcaagatcaaggcacagtgagatggttagcattagcggagcgaagtgtgctggctgggttgtagaaggagagtagtgaggtatttatttgtatttattgagcacttactctgtgcagagcactgtactaagcgcttgggaagtacaattcagcaacagagacaatcccggcccacaatggactcacagtctagaagtggggagaaaggcatGTAagcaggtatcagtagcatcattataaatagtattatagatacatgcacaataaaaatagaattataattataaatatgtacataaatacacaagtgctgaggggcggggagtggggtagagcaaagggagcaggtcgggacaatggggagggggagcagaggaaaagggggcttagtctgggaaggcctcctggaggaggtgagcttttaataaggccttgacgtggggaagtgagctagttcggtggatttgaggaggaagggtattcctAGGCcaaaagtaggatgtgggccggggtcaacagcgggacaggtgagaacaaggcacagtgacaaAGTCCCACAGGAGTGGAgagtgtgtgtgggctgggatatagaaggagagaagggaggtgaggtaagaaaaggcaaggtgatggagagctttgaagccaatagtgaggagtttttgaggtAGGAAAggtcaaggtggtggagtgctttaaaaccagtggcaaggagtttttgtttgatgtggaggcagatggtcaaccaatggagttttttgaggagtgcggtgacatgtcctgaacgtctcCGTAGAAAAacaattcgggcagcagagtgaaatatggactggagcagggagagacgagaggctgcgaggtcagccaggagattgttgcagtaatccaggcaggataggatgggtGACTCTGTTAatttaatagcagtttggatggagggga
This sequence is a window from Ornithorhynchus anatinus isolate Pmale09 chromosome 7, mOrnAna1.pri.v4, whole genome shotgun sequence. Protein-coding genes within it:
- the NDUFB7 gene encoding NADH dehydrogenase [ubiquinone] 1 beta subcomplex subunit 7 encodes the protein MGAHLGRRYIWGDAEVEPDPLKMPTFPPEYGLPERKERVMVATQKEMTDAQLLLKQRDYCAHYLIKLLKCKRDNFPNFLACKHERHDWDYCEHLDYVSRMKEFERERRLLARKKRRELKEAAQLSA